The following are from one region of the Thiocapsa rosea genome:
- a CDS encoding O-antigen ligase family protein, with protein MALSTRFKAAIPIDSTPAANALAWLQVWVIGSVAAVLMVMMGGVHPGPRALAGAAIAGLFFLTWFWRLARGQGADARDRGWLWVWLAVSGWIGLQLLPLPREVFDWIGVYPPDLLAQYPELPITRLSPNIAATLGFWGMFTTYWAAAYLAAELPRRHLAVLVGILVGLVFAEALYGFIAHMGRFETVLGLWPAPADHAVVVGTFWNRNHLAGLLALGWSLGIAYLLFGTRMRPVRVHEVRYLLVLVFSLVLALALFNSLSRLGTASALFGLLVFVLLARANRVGRVAGLERFWLFSAGLVALGLAIAFGLAPLLLRYSAVVTDTGRLEALLPLAHLPAKSWIAGVGAGGFEDIFKLVQPASLAPTFDYLHNDWVQFVLEFGVLGSVLVTAASVVWWRRAGPSRLNRLRAGAAGGIVAIALHSWGDFNLQIPGTAFAFWVVVGVLCNRALEREDVALRGADAGSRASGVGSAPLREGRRGARGSRDPRR; from the coding sequence ATGGCGCTCTCGACGCGGTTTAAGGCCGCAATCCCGATCGACTCGACCCCCGCCGCGAACGCCTTGGCCTGGCTGCAGGTCTGGGTCATCGGCTCGGTCGCGGCCGTCTTGATGGTCATGATGGGTGGGGTGCATCCGGGTCCGCGTGCCTTGGCGGGGGCGGCGATCGCCGGGTTGTTCTTCCTGACCTGGTTCTGGCGTCTTGCGCGCGGCCAGGGGGCGGATGCCCGGGACCGCGGTTGGTTGTGGGTGTGGCTGGCGGTTTCCGGGTGGATCGGGTTGCAGCTTCTGCCCTTGCCCCGGGAGGTCTTCGATTGGATCGGGGTTTATCCGCCGGATCTGCTTGCGCAGTATCCCGAGCTGCCGATCACCCGGCTTTCGCCCAATATCGCCGCAACACTCGGATTCTGGGGGATGTTTACAACCTATTGGGCGGCGGCCTACCTGGCGGCGGAGCTGCCGCGGCGGCATCTGGCGGTCTTGGTCGGGATTCTGGTCGGGTTGGTCTTCGCCGAGGCCCTCTACGGCTTCATCGCCCACATGGGGAGGTTCGAGACGGTCCTTGGGCTTTGGCCGGCGCCTGCCGATCATGCTGTCGTGGTCGGCACCTTTTGGAACCGCAATCACCTGGCAGGACTCCTGGCGCTCGGCTGGTCACTCGGAATCGCGTATCTCTTGTTCGGCACCCGGATGCGCCCGGTGCGTGTCCATGAGGTGCGTTACCTGCTTGTCCTCGTTTTCAGTCTGGTCTTGGCCTTGGCCCTGTTCAATTCCTTGTCGCGGTTGGGGACGGCCTCGGCGCTCTTCGGGCTGCTCGTCTTCGTGCTGCTGGCGCGGGCGAATCGGGTCGGGCGGGTGGCCGGATTGGAGCGGTTCTGGCTGTTCTCGGCGGGTCTGGTGGCCTTGGGATTGGCGATCGCCTTCGGGCTTGCACCCCTGTTGCTGAGGTACTCGGCGGTCGTGACCGATACGGGGCGTCTGGAGGCGTTGCTTCCCCTTGCGCATCTGCCGGCGAAGAGCTGGATCGCCGGCGTCGGCGCCGGCGGGTTCGAGGACATCTTCAAGCTGGTTCAGCCGGCTTCGCTCGCCCCGACCTTCGATTATCTGCACAACGACTGGGTGCAGTTCGTACTTGAATTCGGCGTGCTCGGGTCCGTCCTGGTGACGGCGGCGTCGGTGGTTTGGTGGCGCCGGGCGGGACCGAGTCGGCTCAATCGGCTGCGCGCCGGCGCGGCCGGCGGGATCGTCGCCATCGCCCTGCACAGCTGGGGCGACTTCAATCTGCAGATCCCGGGGACCGCCTTTGCGTTCTGGGTGGTCGTGGGGGTGTTGTGCAACCGCGCGCTCGAGCGTGAAGACGTCGCGCTCAGGGGCGCGGACGCAGGAAGCCGAGCCAGCGGCGTCGGGTCTGCGCCTTTGCGGGAGGGGCGGCGCGGGGCGCGAGGCTCACGAGATCCTCGCCGATAA
- a CDS encoding tyrosine-protein phosphatase: protein MIDCHCHILPGIDDGAHTLEVALDMARAASASGIENLVCTPHHLNGVYSNSADAIRQASGDLQERLLEAGIPLRLYPGAELHLVPELPSQLLDGTALTYNDLGKAALVELPKTTVPIGAETILEQLLYRGVTPVIAHPERNQTLARRPEQLAEWIGWGCKAQLTAQSCSGDFGERMQRLCRRWLESGWVHLIASDAHRPAGRSPDTLAAGRASVAEWLGEDAATLLTRDNPRRLLIGEDLVSLAPRAAPPAKAQTRRRWLGFLRPRP from the coding sequence ATGATCGATTGCCACTGCCACATCCTCCCCGGCATCGACGACGGCGCGCATACGCTCGAGGTCGCCCTCGACATGGCCCGCGCCGCGTCGGCGAGCGGGATCGAAAATCTCGTCTGTACCCCACATCACCTGAACGGGGTCTACAGCAACTCCGCCGACGCGATTCGGCAAGCCTCGGGAGACCTGCAGGAACGTCTTCTCGAAGCCGGGATCCCGCTTCGGCTCTACCCCGGCGCAGAGCTGCATCTGGTGCCCGAGCTGCCGAGCCAGCTTTTGGACGGCACCGCGCTGACCTACAACGACCTCGGCAAGGCCGCACTGGTCGAACTCCCCAAGACCACGGTCCCGATCGGCGCGGAGACCATCCTCGAGCAGCTCCTCTATCGCGGCGTGACGCCCGTGATCGCCCACCCCGAGCGCAATCAGACGCTCGCGCGCCGACCGGAGCAACTGGCGGAATGGATCGGCTGGGGATGTAAAGCGCAGCTTACGGCACAGAGTTGCAGCGGCGATTTCGGCGAGCGCATGCAGCGCCTGTGCCGTCGCTGGCTGGAGTCGGGATGGGTACACCTGATCGCCTCGGATGCGCATCGCCCCGCGGGGCGCAGCCCGGACACCCTGGCCGCCGGGCGCGCAAGCGTCGCCGAATGGCTGGGCGAGGACGCAGCGACCCTGCTGACCCGCGACAACCCGCGACGTTTGCTTATCGGCGAGGATCTCGTGAGCCTCGCGCCCCGCGCCGCCCCTCCCGCAAAGGCGCAGACCCGACGCCGCTGGCTCGGCTTCCTGCGTCCGCGCCCCTGA